The window CTCATCGGCCGTCCCGACCCGGTGGGCCAGCATCTGGGCCCTGGTGTGCAGCACCGTCAACGGTGCCCGCAGCTCGTGCGAGGCGTCGGCCACGAAGCGCCGCTGCAACGCCAGCGCCTGCGCCAGCGGCCGCACCGATCGCCGGGTGAACAATGCCACCACCGCGATGGAGGCCATAATGCCCGTCAGTTCGGCGAACGCAAGCGAGATCAGCAGCCGGTTGCGAGCCGCCTGGTAGGGCGCCAGGTCGATCATCGCCACCACCCGGCCCTCGGGCCGGTCCACCGCCAATGCGCGGAAATGCCGCCCCTCGGCGCGGATGTCGCTGAAACCGCTCGGGCCGGTCAGCAGCGGAACACCGGGCTGCCCGCCGTCGCTCACCGAGATCTCGCCGTCGGTCTCCCAGATGGCCAGCTCCATGCCCGGCGGCGGGTCGTTGGTGTCGTCGACGACCATGGCCACGCTCTGCAGCTCAGCATCGATCTGGCGGCGCTGGGTCCGCACATAGACCCCGAACACCACACCCCCGACCAGCAGCAGCACAAGCGCCAGTGCGGCCGACGCCTGGAACGCCACCACCCGACCGGCCTTCTTCACCACGGCAAGGTCACCGGGTGGTGTGCCCTCGGATTCCTTGTGGTGCGACAACATTGGGCTCACTCCAGCCCGAATTGGTAACCGGTGCCGTGCACCGTGCGGACCACCTGCTTGCCCAGCTTGCGGCGCAGGTAGTGCACGTAGAGGTCGACGGTTCCGCCGGACTCCGCGCCGTCGAACACCGACTCGAGCAGTTGCGCGCGGCTGAACACCCGCTTCGGTGCGGCCATCAAGGTGGCGAGCAGCGCGGCCTCGCGCTCGGAGAGCTCGACCTCGATTTCCCCCGGCGTGGCGCCGGACACCCGCCGGCTCACCCGGTCCAGCGCCAAGCCGCCGGCACGGACCACCCCGGTGTTGTCGGTGCGGCGCACCAGCGCGCGCACCCGGGCCAGCAGCTCGGGGATGTCGAACGGCTTGACCAGGTAGTCCTGCGCGCCGGCGTCGAGACCCTCCACGCGGTCCTCCACCGCCCCGCGTGCGGTCAGGATCAGCGCAGGCGTGGTG is drawn from Candidatus Mycolicibacterium alkanivorans and contains these coding sequences:
- a CDS encoding sensor histidine kinase, which translates into the protein MLSHHKESEGTPPGDLAVVKKAGRVVAFQASAALALVLLLVGGVVFGVYVRTQRRQIDAELQSVAMVVDDTNDPPPGMELAIWETDGEISVSDGGQPGVPLLTGPSGFSDIRAEGRHFRALAVDRPEGRVVAMIDLAPYQAARNRLLISLAFAELTGIMASIAVVALFTRRSVRPLAQALALQRRFVADASHELRAPLTVLHTRAQMLAHRVGTADEDTVQKDVDALVADTRALGDIVDDLLASATMTAGRPPRDRVDLAAVGAAVRDSMASYANSLGVTLNYVCETPSGEGVFDVAGSAAALRRALTSLVDNALGHEHRGGTVELRVRRDGAKVLAAVADDGVGIDAETMATLFTRFSHGSEHTTREGRESYGIGLALVREIANAHGGDVTVTSTPGEGSTFTLTLPAAHRN
- a CDS encoding response regulator transcription factor; this encodes MSTPQAGPALLVVEDDRVLSGMLAQLFADEGYLVDTAYDGQQGMHRGLTVRYDAMIVDRGLPVMDGAELVALLRSRGITTPALILTARGAVEDRVEGLDAGAQDYLVKPFDIPELLARVRALVRRTDNTGVVRAGGLALDRVSRRVSGATPGEIEVELSEREAALLATLMAAPKRVFSRAQLLESVFDGAESGGTVDLYVHYLRRKLGKQVVRTVHGTGYQFGLE